Proteins encoded in a region of the Gallalistipes aquisgranensis genome:
- the secG gene encoding preprotein translocase subunit SecG, with product MYIFCIVLILIASVLIILAVLAQNPKSGMAANFGASNQVMGVRQTSDFLEKFTWTLAISIVVLSLVATMTMPAANIASSKGGLEKAIEQSAEGNENFMPNQLGVPAEPAETPAPESTPAE from the coding sequence ATGTATATTTTTTGCATTGTATTGATTCTGATCGCGAGTGTCCTGATCATTCTGGCCGTACTGGCGCAGAATCCCAAGAGCGGAATGGCCGCAAACTTCGGTGCCTCCAACCAGGTGATGGGTGTGCGTCAGACCTCCGATTTTCTGGAGAAATTCACCTGGACGCTGGCTATTTCGATCGTCGTACTGAGCCTCGTGGCTACGATGACGATGCCCGCCGCCAATATAGCTTCGAGCAAAGGCGGTTTGGAAAAGGCTATCGAGCAGTCTGCCGAAGGGAACGAAAATTTCATGCCCAATCAGTTGGGCGTGCCCGCCGAGCCGGCCGAAACTCCCGCTCCGGAATCGACTCCGGCCGAGTAG
- a CDS encoding DNA/RNA non-specific endonuclease, producing the protein MKKRKISRKDAWRIVLLLILVILLLGWFSRRKMPLPGAAAKHAVSSVAGQTASYDKKEGGSGRSLRTSGPTVIARATNVPGRLELPTVEDSTFFLEDAEGRYAMLYDTLYRQAAWVAYRLTRREAEYKGTERSNRFVPDPKVKERGWPTAVASDYTRSGYDRGHLLPSADRDDDSRENAATFYLSNISPQRPALNRRIWKKLEEQVRRWAVSFDTVYVVTGGVLTSGIDRIKGGVGVPGHFFKVLLVRCGGQYRCAGFLIPNRTEIPGGYSDYQVPVDEIENLTGYDFFPSLPDSIENRIEAGADRSFWRIAG; encoded by the coding sequence ATGAAGAAGAGAAAGATCTCCCGAAAGGATGCCTGGCGGATTGTTCTGTTGCTCATACTCGTCATTCTGCTGCTGGGCTGGTTCTCCCGTCGGAAGATGCCGCTTCCCGGCGCTGCGGCGAAACATGCGGTTTCCTCTGTGGCCGGGCAGACCGCCAGCTACGACAAGAAGGAGGGTGGAAGTGGACGTTCCCTCCGGACATCCGGGCCGACTGTCATAGCACGGGCAACAAACGTGCCGGGTCGGTTGGAACTTCCGACTGTGGAGGACTCCACCTTTTTTCTGGAAGATGCCGAAGGGCGCTATGCCATGCTTTACGACACGCTCTACCGCCAGGCCGCCTGGGTCGCCTACCGTCTTACCCGCAGGGAGGCGGAATATAAGGGAACGGAGCGGTCGAATCGCTTCGTTCCCGATCCGAAGGTGAAGGAACGCGGTTGGCCTACGGCCGTCGCTTCCGATTACACCCGCAGCGGATATGACCGGGGACATCTGCTCCCTTCGGCCGACCGGGACGACGACAGCCGGGAGAATGCGGCGACGTTTTATCTCTCGAACATTTCCCCCCAGCGTCCTGCGCTCAATCGCCGGATATGGAAAAAACTGGAGGAACAGGTACGGCGCTGGGCCGTCTCGTTCGATACGGTCTATGTGGTGACGGGAGGAGTTCTTACCTCGGGAATCGACCGTATAAAGGGCGGGGTGGGAGTTCCCGGACATTTTTTCAAGGTCCTGTTGGTTCGTTGCGGCGGACAGTACCGCTGTGCCGGGTTTCTGATTCCCAACCGTACGGAAATTCCGGGAGGCTATTCCGACTATCAGGTGCCGGTGGATGAAATCGAAAATCTCACGGGGTACGATTTCTTTCCGTCGCTGCCCGACAGTATCGAAAATCGGATCGAGGCCGGAGCGGACCGCTCGTTCTGGCGAATCGCCGGATAA
- a CDS encoding LptE family protein gives MNIRRVSYAAMLALFAALAFSACKIKYSLSGASIPPDAKTVSIAYFPNNAPMVAPILSSTLTDALQDRFSRQTRLTLVREGGDLSFEGEITNYTSTPASITASGEDAVAAMNRLTITVRVRFVNTLDPKQNYDRTFSAFSDYSSNSLLQSVESQLIPEIVDMLVEDIFNAAVSNW, from the coding sequence ATGAATATTAGAAGAGTTTCGTATGCCGCCATGCTGGCGCTTTTTGCTGCGCTCGCGTTTTCTGCCTGTAAAATAAAGTACTCTCTTTCGGGGGCCTCCATTCCTCCCGATGCCAAGACCGTGAGTATCGCTTATTTCCCGAACAATGCCCCGATGGTGGCTCCCATTCTGAGTTCCACGTTGACGGATGCATTGCAGGACCGTTTTTCGCGTCAGACGAGGCTGACGCTGGTACGCGAAGGCGGGGATTTGAGTTTCGAGGGCGAGATCACCAATTACACTTCGACGCCGGCCTCGATCACTGCGTCCGGGGAAGATGCCGTGGCGGCGATGAACCGGCTGACGATTACGGTCCGCGTGCGGTTCGTCAATACGCTTGACCCGAAACAGAATTACGACCGGACTTTCTCCGCCTTTTCGGATTACAGCAGCAACAGTCTGTTGCAGTCCGTGGAGTCTCAGCTGATTCCCGAGATCGTGGACATGCTGGTCGAGGATATTTTCAACGCAGCGGTATCCAACTGGTAG
- a CDS encoding sigma-54 interaction domain-containing protein, which produces MDILSVKQRFGIIGNNEALNRALEVAVRVATTDLSVLVTGESGVGKEFFPQVIHAYSARKHNKYIAVNCGAIPEGTIDSELFGHEKGAFTGATEARKGYFEEADGGTIFLDEVAELPHSTQVRLLRVLQTGEFIRVGSSKSQKTNVRVVAATNVNLQEAIASGRFREDLYYRLNTVPILVPALRERREDIFLLFRKFASDVALQYRMPVISLDEGARRLLESYSWPGNIRQLKNVAEQISAVEESRSITEAILAKYLPQSGVSSVPVVVGGASPDRSDERELLYKVLFDMRGDMNEMKRMLAELIREQHGTGEYKKDIAGYLAPTNNYPAVPAVSAAVGEPVYADTEEVTDEPQEMTKERAQREAILKALRHHNGRRKEAAKELFISERTLYRKIKELGIDEY; this is translated from the coding sequence ATGGATATTCTGTCTGTAAAACAACGTTTCGGGATCATCGGGAACAACGAAGCCCTGAACAGGGCGCTGGAAGTGGCTGTCCGGGTGGCGACGACCGATCTGTCCGTGTTGGTCACGGGCGAGAGCGGAGTGGGGAAGGAGTTCTTTCCGCAGGTGATCCACGCTTACAGCGCGCGCAAACACAATAAATACATAGCTGTCAACTGCGGGGCCATCCCCGAAGGGACGATCGACTCCGAGTTGTTCGGCCACGAGAAGGGGGCCTTTACGGGGGCTACGGAAGCGCGTAAGGGCTATTTCGAGGAGGCGGACGGAGGAACGATTTTTCTGGATGAGGTGGCCGAGTTGCCCCATTCCACGCAGGTTCGCCTGCTGCGTGTGTTGCAGACGGGCGAATTTATCCGGGTCGGTTCGTCGAAAAGTCAGAAAACCAATGTCCGGGTCGTGGCGGCGACGAATGTCAACCTGCAGGAGGCCATTGCGTCGGGCCGTTTCCGCGAAGACCTTTATTACCGGCTCAATACGGTGCCGATTCTGGTTCCCGCGCTGCGGGAGAGGCGGGAGGATATTTTCCTGTTGTTCCGGAAGTTCGCATCGGATGTGGCGCTTCAGTATCGCATGCCGGTCATTTCGCTCGACGAGGGAGCCCGCCGTCTGCTGGAAAGCTACTCCTGGCCGGGGAATATCCGTCAGCTTAAGAACGTGGCCGAACAGATTTCAGCCGTGGAGGAGTCGCGGAGCATTACGGAGGCTATTCTGGCCAAGTATCTGCCTCAGTCGGGTGTGTCTTCGGTGCCGGTGGTCGTCGGCGGGGCATCGCCGGATCGCAGCGACGAGCGTGAATTGCTCTACAAGGTGCTTTTCGACATGCGGGGCGACATGAACGAGATGAAGCGGATGCTGGCCGAACTGATCCGCGAACAGCACGGAACCGGAGAATATAAGAAGGATATTGCCGGATACCTGGCCCCGACGAACAATTATCCGGCTGTTCCTGCCGTTTCTGCTGCGGTGGGCGAACCCGTTTACGCCGATACCGAGGAGGTGACCGACGAGCCGCAGGAGATGACCAAGGAGCGGGCCCAGCGCGAGGCCATCCTGAAAGCGCTGAGGCATCATAACGGTCGCCGAAAGGAGGCAGCGAAGGAGCTGTTTATTTCGGAGCGGACGCTTTACCGGAAAATCAAAGAGTTAGGAATAGATGAATATTAG
- a CDS encoding TonB-dependent receptor, whose product MKLRDGLLILFSGASGVLFGQPMTSDGEYGGFRDGEYVSPIRFDPSLFDIPLEGSYDVFSRTATFEFSAVRYRRRGYDFTSDACFLNGIDLFEPLSGRMNYHVLGAVRRTNCMESYVSGMAVGEESPGALCGTALCSVVPSEVRTGTSAAVFSSDRRYRLGVKAASVGALSPVGWFYSVAVMRRWGRDGHIRGVFTDETMLSAALEKRWKNRHSLSLFGLVAPGSQGLRSAAAQECFSLTGNRLYNPSWGYYEGEEFNSRVRKSLQPLAMLVYRWRPDGRMELDVSLASLTGRSSYSGLSWFDAQNPYPDYYRGMPGFYSDRGIGELVEERWLAGDSRYTQLNWDEMVYQNKAAHGPATYVLEDRVERRRNLQMAAVLTRRFSDRLSAAVVLRLRRDHTLNFKEAADLLGAGWFEDVDQHLIDDEFYGDQRMNDVRTPGRRVTRGQRFGYCYDLHLSRYEVAARVAYRDRRFRLGAGAEVTSERFYRTGRYEKELYPGEASFGDSRRLGFSCYTVKLSAGYSFSPRHGVDLVLMAAEQAPAADRVFLSPMYNNHTVSDPTTMGISGGEFSYRLTLPAVRLKLTGFYTKTRRETDVYRYYDDLTSQFCDMSLSGMDKLFYGVELGAEVRLASRLYLNLAASAGEYRYDSDPLVQVVADADHSDVVTGGRSLLSDYRIGDSPQRVACARLHYNGARGWLATLSVSWMGDRYVAPNPLRRMPRVLAVCTSPEMFAAFAGQERLPSAASVNLFVWKSFRIGRHTLTCMASIDNLLGRNDMVYSAYEPMRILKTGTVTNRSYQPFVSRYLYAYGRTYYASVGYKF is encoded by the coding sequence TTGAAACTCCGTGACGGTTTGCTGATACTCTTTTCGGGCGCATCGGGTGTGTTGTTTGGCCAGCCGATGACTTCCGACGGGGAGTACGGCGGATTCAGGGACGGGGAATATGTCTCTCCCATCAGGTTCGATCCTTCCCTGTTCGATATTCCGTTGGAGGGATCGTACGATGTTTTTTCGCGCACGGCAACTTTCGAGTTTTCCGCTGTCCGTTACCGGCGCAGGGGTTATGATTTTACTTCCGATGCCTGTTTCCTGAACGGAATCGACCTCTTCGAACCGCTTTCGGGACGGATGAACTATCATGTACTGGGGGCGGTGCGTCGGACCAACTGCATGGAAAGTTATGTTTCCGGTATGGCGGTGGGGGAGGAAAGCCCGGGTGCGCTGTGCGGCACCGCGCTCTGTTCGGTCGTTCCCTCCGAGGTGCGTACCGGCACTTCTGCCGCCGTCTTCTCTTCGGACAGACGCTACCGTCTGGGGGTGAAAGCAGCCAGTGTCGGGGCCCTTTCTCCGGTAGGATGGTTTTATTCCGTGGCCGTGATGCGGCGCTGGGGCCGCGACGGACATATCCGGGGTGTCTTTACCGATGAGACGATGCTCTCTGCCGCTTTGGAAAAGAGATGGAAGAACCGTCATTCCCTGTCACTGTTCGGATTGGTGGCCCCCGGATCGCAGGGGTTGCGGTCGGCGGCGGCACAGGAGTGTTTCTCCCTGACGGGAAACCGCCTCTACAACCCCTCCTGGGGTTATTACGAAGGAGAGGAATTCAATTCGAGAGTGAGGAAAAGCCTGCAGCCTTTGGCGATGCTCGTCTACCGTTGGAGACCGGACGGGAGGATGGAACTCGACGTGTCGCTGGCCTCGCTCACGGGACGCAGCAGTTACAGCGGTCTCAGCTGGTTCGATGCGCAGAACCCCTATCCCGATTATTACCGGGGGATGCCCGGATTCTATTCCGACCGGGGGATCGGCGAACTGGTCGAGGAGCGATGGCTGGCCGGGGACAGCCGTTATACGCAGTTGAACTGGGACGAAATGGTCTATCAGAACAAGGCGGCGCACGGTCCGGCCACGTATGTGCTGGAGGATCGGGTGGAACGGAGACGCAACCTGCAGATGGCTGCCGTGCTGACCCGACGTTTCAGCGACCGGCTTTCCGCCGCGGTCGTGCTCCGGCTGAGGCGTGACCATACGCTGAATTTCAAGGAGGCGGCCGATCTGCTCGGGGCGGGCTGGTTCGAAGATGTGGACCAGCATCTGATCGACGACGAGTTTTACGGTGATCAGCGCATGAACGATGTGCGGACGCCGGGGCGGAGAGTGACCCGCGGTCAGCGTTTCGGATATTGTTACGACTTGCACCTCTCCCGTTACGAGGTTGCGGCTCGTGTAGCCTACCGTGATCGCCGGTTTCGGCTCGGAGCGGGTGCGGAGGTGACTTCGGAACGCTTTTATCGTACGGGACGTTACGAGAAGGAACTTTATCCGGGAGAGGCTTCTTTCGGGGATTCACGCCGGCTCGGCTTTTCCTGTTATACGGTCAAACTCTCTGCGGGATACTCTTTCTCCCCGCGACACGGGGTCGATCTGGTGCTGATGGCGGCGGAGCAGGCCCCGGCGGCCGACCGGGTATTTCTCTCCCCGATGTACAACAACCATACGGTGTCCGATCCGACGACGATGGGAATATCGGGCGGGGAGTTTTCGTACCGGTTGACTTTGCCGGCCGTGCGACTGAAGCTGACGGGTTTCTATACGAAAACCCGTCGGGAAACGGACGTTTACCGCTATTACGACGATCTGACCTCTCAGTTCTGCGATATGAGTCTGAGCGGGATGGATAAACTGTTCTATGGGGTCGAATTGGGTGCCGAGGTCCGGCTCGCCTCCCGTCTTTACCTGAATCTTGCGGCTTCGGCCGGAGAATACCGTTACGATTCCGATCCTCTCGTGCAGGTAGTGGCCGATGCGGACCATAGCGATGTGGTGACCGGCGGCCGGAGCCTGCTTTCGGATTACCGGATCGGAGATTCCCCCCAGCGAGTGGCATGTGCCCGGCTTCATTATAATGGGGCCCGCGGTTGGCTTGCCACACTTTCTGTTAGCTGGATGGGCGACCGTTATGTCGCTCCCAATCCCCTGCGCCGGATGCCTCGTGTGCTGGCGGTATGCACTTCGCCCGAAATGTTCGCCGCCTTTGCCGGTCAGGAACGGCTGCCTTCCGCGGCTTCGGTCAATCTGTTCGTGTGGAAGAGTTTCCGGATCGGGCGGCATACGCTGACCTGCATGGCTTCGATAGACAATTTGCTTGGTCGTAATGATATGGTGTACAGTGCGTATGAGCCCATGCGGATTCTGAAAACCGGAACGGTGACGAACCGTAGCTATCAGCCTTTCGTGTCGCGTTACTTGTACGCTTACGGGCGGACGTATTATGCTTCGGTCGGTTATAAATTTTAG
- a CDS encoding type III PLP-dependent enzyme domain-containing protein, with product MKNKYIDLIEQTFEFPQDEFSVVDNELNFNDVPLMDIIKQYGTPLKITYLPKISSQINRAKRMFNVAMAKVDYKGSYNYCYCTKSSHFSFILEEALRNDIHLETSSAYDIHIINALYDGGIIDKDRYIICNGFKRPQYVENIAGLINNGFENTIPILDNKEEIDLFADILNHKCKIGIRIASEEEPKFDFYTSRLGIRYNDIVDYYKSKIKNNKQFELKMLHFFINTGIKDTAYYWNELVKCLNVYCELKKICPQLDSLNIGGGFPIKNSLAFDYDYEYMTEEIVAQIKTFCNQMDIPEPNIFTEFGSFTVGESGATLFSIINQKQQNDRECWYMIDSSFMTTLPDTWGINQRYIMLAINNWDKEYQRVFLGGLTCDSEDFYSGESHANAIFLPKLNGDPLYVGFFHTGAYQESLGGFGGIQHCLTPAPKHIIIDREKGDNEYYTRLFAKEQSYRSMMRILGY from the coding sequence ATGAAAAACAAGTACATCGATCTGATCGAACAGACTTTCGAATTTCCGCAGGACGAGTTCTCGGTAGTGGACAATGAACTGAATTTCAACGATGTTCCTCTGATGGACATCATTAAGCAGTACGGCACCCCGCTGAAGATCACCTATCTGCCGAAAATCTCGTCCCAGATCAACCGAGCCAAACGAATGTTCAACGTGGCCATGGCCAAAGTGGACTACAAGGGCAGCTACAACTACTGTTACTGCACGAAAAGTTCGCATTTCTCCTTCATCCTGGAGGAGGCGCTGCGCAACGACATCCATCTGGAGACCTCGTCGGCCTACGACATCCACATCATAAACGCCCTGTACGACGGCGGCATCATCGACAAGGACCGTTATATCATCTGCAACGGATTCAAACGTCCCCAGTATGTGGAAAACATCGCCGGACTGATCAACAACGGCTTCGAAAACACGATCCCCATTCTGGACAACAAGGAAGAGATCGACCTGTTCGCCGACATACTCAACCACAAATGCAAGATCGGCATCCGGATCGCCTCGGAGGAGGAACCCAAGTTCGACTTCTACACCTCTCGCCTGGGTATCCGCTACAACGACATAGTGGATTACTACAAAAGCAAGATAAAGAACAACAAGCAGTTCGAACTGAAGATGCTCCATTTTTTCATCAATACGGGCATCAAGGACACGGCCTACTACTGGAACGAACTGGTAAAATGCCTGAATGTCTACTGCGAACTCAAAAAGATCTGTCCGCAACTCGATTCGCTCAACATCGGAGGGGGATTTCCGATCAAGAATTCACTCGCGTTCGATTACGACTATGAGTACATGACCGAGGAGATCGTGGCTCAGATCAAAACCTTCTGCAACCAGATGGACATTCCCGAGCCCAACATATTCACCGAGTTCGGATCGTTCACCGTGGGCGAGAGCGGCGCGACTCTTTTCTCGATCATCAACCAGAAACAACAGAACGACCGCGAGTGCTGGTACATGATCGACAGCTCCTTCATGACTACCCTGCCCGACACATGGGGTATCAACCAGCGTTATATCATGCTGGCGATCAACAACTGGGACAAGGAATACCAGCGGGTGTTCCTCGGAGGTCTGACCTGCGACAGCGAAGATTTCTACAGCGGGGAATCGCACGCCAATGCGATCTTCCTTCCCAAACTCAACGGCGACCCGTTATACGTGGGCTTCTTCCACACGGGAGCCTACCAAGAGTCGCTCGGCGGGTTCGGAGGCATTCAGCACTGTCTGACCCCTGCTCCGAAACACATCATCATCGACCGGGAAAAGGGCGATAACGAATACTACACCCGGCTTTTCGCCAAAGAGCAAAGCTACCGCTCCATGATGCGGATTCTCGGATACTGA
- a CDS encoding DUF5689 domain-containing protein produces the protein MMWKQVVISLALALAAACSGGPHLTYEENGGGNGADGGDSGGGGSEPPVTGVVSVDYLKSLYGGAPKNVAEEISIRGRVIENDFSGNFYKMLVVGDGTANIEIRADSRELFRSYPRGSVVTVHCNGLMLAADGGMVRLGAKPKEGSTLYDMDAIGVEELPWRIQKEDEPLQEVLPDDTLTISGLSSYWLGRLVGFEEVQFVDEEVGAFWTENGTDTDRHLVDRRGDTLAVRTGRYADFAGSKLPEGSGYIEGILEYFNGKYQLRMGNDAYAVLWSPRFEVTVR, from the coding sequence ATGATGTGGAAACAAGTCGTGATTAGTCTGGCGCTGGCGCTGGCGGCCGCCTGTTCGGGAGGACCGCATCTGACCTATGAGGAGAACGGCGGTGGGAACGGTGCGGACGGAGGGGATTCGGGCGGAGGCGGTTCGGAACCTCCTGTCACGGGTGTCGTTTCGGTGGATTACCTCAAATCGCTGTACGGTGGAGCGCCGAAGAATGTCGCCGAAGAGATTTCCATCCGGGGCCGTGTGATCGAAAACGATTTCTCGGGGAATTTCTATAAAATGCTGGTCGTGGGGGACGGAACGGCGAATATCGAGATTCGTGCGGACAGCAGGGAGTTGTTCCGGTCCTATCCCCGAGGTTCGGTCGTTACGGTCCATTGCAACGGGTTGATGCTGGCGGCTGACGGAGGAATGGTCCGTTTGGGAGCGAAACCGAAAGAGGGGAGTACACTATACGATATGGACGCCATCGGGGTGGAGGAGCTTCCCTGGCGGATACAGAAAGAGGACGAGCCCCTGCAGGAGGTGCTGCCGGACGATACGCTGACCATATCGGGGCTTTCTTCTTACTGGCTGGGGCGGCTGGTCGGTTTCGAAGAGGTGCAGTTTGTCGACGAGGAGGTCGGTGCGTTCTGGACGGAAAACGGTACGGATACCGATCGGCATCTGGTAGACCGGAGAGGAGATACGCTTGCGGTGCGTACCGGCCGCTATGCCGATTTCGCAGGCTCGAAACTTCCCGAAGGAAGCGGTTATATCGAGGGCATCCTGGAATATTTCAACGGAAAATACCAGTTGAGAATGGGCAATGACGCCTATGCCGTGCTGTGGTCGCCCCGGTTCGAGGTGACAGTGCGGTAG
- a CDS encoding DUF5689 domain-containing protein: protein MRLKYWFIAVSAMLLGACGYDKLEIGPEENDGDRTLPNLRIGDLRGFYKGKPLRVNRNIVVAGYVTATDRSRNFYRTFLIEDETGAVEIRAGLYDLHNIYHEGQRVVVRAEGLTLGADREVMQLGLAAPAGSSWQIGYFGHRLVMDRYISRDSVIRAPDPLPVGLSGLSCDLCGRLVRIENLTADTPGESWGGGLSSVGTPQTGYRCFRDAAGDSIYVETSGYASFADHAVPEGKLSVTGILFRGKRFGNDCYMLKFREENDVETSRD from the coding sequence ATGAGGTTGAAGTATTGGTTCATAGCGGTTTCGGCGATGCTATTGGGGGCCTGCGGGTACGATAAATTGGAAATCGGTCCGGAGGAGAACGACGGTGACCGTACGCTGCCCAATTTGCGGATCGGCGATCTGAGAGGGTTCTACAAGGGGAAACCGCTCCGGGTAAACCGGAATATCGTGGTAGCCGGATATGTGACGGCGACCGATCGTTCCCGCAATTTTTACCGTACGTTCCTTATCGAGGACGAAACCGGAGCCGTGGAAATACGGGCAGGGCTCTACGATCTGCACAACATCTATCACGAGGGACAGCGGGTCGTCGTTCGTGCCGAGGGGCTGACGCTGGGTGCCGACCGGGAGGTGATGCAGTTGGGATTGGCCGCTCCTGCGGGATCGTCGTGGCAGATCGGGTATTTCGGACACCGGTTGGTGATGGACCGTTATATCTCCAGAGACAGCGTCATCCGTGCACCCGATCCGCTTCCGGTCGGTTTGTCCGGTCTTTCCTGTGATCTTTGCGGACGGCTGGTGCGGATCGAAAACCTTACGGCCGATACGCCGGGAGAGAGTTGGGGCGGAGGCCTTTCCTCCGTCGGAACTCCTCAGACCGGGTATCGCTGTTTCAGGGATGCGGCCGGCGATTCGATTTACGTGGAGACCAGCGGGTATGCCTCTTTTGCGGACCATGCGGTACCCGAAGGGAAGCTCTCCGTAACGGGGATTCTCTTTCGGGGCAAAAGGTTTGGAAATGATTGTTATATGTTGAAATTCAGAGAAGAGAATGATGTGGAAACAAGTCGTGATTAG
- the obgE gene encoding GTPase ObgE: MASSNFVDYVKIFCRSGNGGAGSAHFRREKFVAFGGPDGGDGGTGGSIILRGNKQFWTLIHLKYQRHLFAENGEGGSGARSSGKDGKSIVVDVPLGTVARDADTGEIVCEVTEDGEQAVLLKGGRGGLGNWHFKSATNQAPRYAQPGEEGREGSFILELKILADVGLVGFPNAGKSTLLSVVSAAKPKIADYAFTTLEPNLGIVEYRGYKSFVMADIPGIIEGAHEGKGIGTRFLRHIERNSILLFMIAADSSDIRKDYDILLGELAQYNPELLDKQRLLAITKSDMLDEQMMREMEHELPAGIPSLFISSVSGYNIQKLKDMLWEALQKENA; the protein is encoded by the coding sequence ATGGCCTCATCCAACTTTGTCGATTACGTGAAAATTTTCTGTCGGTCCGGAAACGGCGGAGCCGGTTCCGCCCATTTCCGGCGTGAAAAATTCGTCGCTTTCGGAGGGCCCGACGGCGGCGACGGCGGTACGGGAGGCAGCATCATTCTCCGGGGCAACAAACAGTTCTGGACGCTGATCCATCTCAAATACCAACGACATCTGTTCGCCGAGAACGGCGAAGGAGGATCGGGTGCCCGCAGCAGCGGTAAAGACGGCAAGAGCATCGTCGTGGACGTTCCGCTGGGCACCGTGGCCCGCGATGCGGACACGGGAGAAATCGTCTGCGAGGTGACCGAAGACGGAGAGCAGGCCGTCCTGCTCAAAGGCGGCCGCGGGGGATTGGGCAACTGGCATTTCAAAAGCGCCACCAACCAGGCACCGCGCTATGCCCAACCGGGCGAGGAGGGACGAGAGGGTTCATTCATTCTGGAGCTGAAAATCCTGGCGGACGTCGGCCTGGTCGGTTTTCCCAATGCGGGCAAATCCACTCTGCTGTCGGTGGTATCGGCCGCCAAGCCCAAAATCGCCGACTATGCCTTCACCACGCTGGAACCTAACCTGGGCATCGTCGAGTACCGGGGATACAAATCGTTCGTCATGGCCGACATCCCCGGCATCATCGAAGGGGCACATGAAGGGAAAGGCATCGGCACCCGGTTCCTGCGCCATATCGAGCGCAACTCGATTCTTCTGTTCATGATTGCGGCCGATTCGTCCGACATCCGGAAAGATTACGACATTCTGCTGGGCGAACTGGCCCAGTACAACCCGGAACTGCTGGACAAACAACGCCTGCTGGCCATTACGAAAAGCGACATGCTGGACGAACAGATGATGCGCGAAATGGAACACGAACTCCCGGCAGGGATTCCCTCGCTGTTCATCTCGTCGGTCAGCGGCTACAATATACAGAAACTGAAAGACATGCTCTGGGAGGCCCTGCAAAAGGAGAACGCCTGA